In the genome of Pseudanabaena mucicola str. Chao 1806, the window GATCAGTACGATCTAGCAATCAAAAACTACAAAGAGGCGATCTCTTTACAGGCTGGCTATGTCACTGCAATCAATAATCTTGGTTATGCCTATGAAAAGAAAAAGTTGTTACCACAAGCGATCGAAATGTATGAGCAGGTGCTTGTTTTAGACGAAAAAAATGAAACAGCTAAGCGTCGTCTGACTTCTTTGCGTAAACAATTTGTACCTACTGCATCCTAAAAAACTAGGTGGTACTAAATTGGTAGGGATGGGCGGCGCGAAGCGCCGCCCATCCCTACCACAATAAATACTTTCCTTTTTAGGACTATCAAAAATTAAAGGCGGCGCTAATATCTACCTCTAATTTTTTAGGATAGTTAAAAACTTTGCATTACAAGACTTTTTGTTTATATTTTGGACTCGATCAGTCCGCCTCCGAGCAGCAGGTCATTTCGATAAAACACAGCCGCTTGTCCAGGGGTAATACTAAATTGAGGTTCATCAAAGACGATGCGGGCTTGATCGCCTGATAGCGGAATTACTGTAGCACTCGCAGGAACGGTACGATAACGAACTTGCACCTCTGCATGAAAGGGGACATCAGTGGGAGCCATCGATACCCAATTCAATTGATTGATCGTGCATTCATTATCATGGGCTTCTGAGCGATCACCCACAATCACTTCATTTTTAATCGGGTCGAGAGCAATCACGTAGAGAGGATTAGCGGCAGCAACACCTAAACCTTTGCGTTGACCTATGGTGTAGTGGTATGTGCCATCATGCTCACCTAATACATTGCCATTGGTATCAACAATTTTGCCTTGGATAGGTGTGAGATACTTATCCAGAAAAGCTTTCATAGAGCCATTAGCTTCCACAAGGCAGAGATCCATACTTTCGGGCTTTTGGGCAGTGGCTAAGCCAAATTCGGCGGCGATTTTGCGCGTTTCTACTTTTGTGGTATCACCTAGCGGAAAAACACAGCAGCTTAATTCTTCCTGTCCGACCTCATAGAGAAAATAGGACTGATCCTTAGTATCATCATCAGCCCGACGCAACTCATAGCGACCTGATTCAGCATTGAAATTGATCTTGGCATAATGTCCAGTAGCAATTTTATTGATGCCTAATTTTTCACGCGCATAGTTCATTATGGGAGTAAATTTTACAGCTTTGTTGCAGCGCGAACAGGGCAGAGGGGTGTAGCCTGCCGCATAGCCGGTAACGAGATAATTGATGATATTTTCTTCAAAGACATCACGGCTATCGACAATTTCGTGATGAATGCCTAGTTCTTCACATAGACGCGCTGCATCGACCATTCCTTCAGAACAGCATTGCCCTTTGCCACGCATTAACCACAGCGTCAAGCCTGTGACATCATATCCTGCACGATGTAATATGGCGGCGGCAACAGAACTATCTACACCGCCTGATAGACCGACAACTACCTTTTCTCTAATTTGAGCTTGAGTTTGTTGGGTAATTTGCTCTGTGGCTGAGGTTATGTTTGACATTTGCTGCGATCGAACCATTCAACCTCAATTGTAATACTAAGGACTTAGTACAGGACAAAAAGTTGCAAAAGTAGGAAAGTATCGCCTTGATGGTAGTCAAAGTGATCTAAATACCCGAACCGTGGGTAATCAGCATCGACTGCATAGACTGGAAATTTGGAAAGACAATATTTAATGTGCTGACCTTGGCAGTAGTGCATCACGGTATCGCCTTTCCCTTAGTCTGGATAATGCTCGACAAAAAAGGTAACTCGAACACCCGTGAACGTTGTGCATTGCGGAATCGATTTCTGGAAATATTTGCAGACCGTCAAATTGGCTTCATGAACTAGTTACCGTGACTAATGACACTTATATTAATGCTTATTAATGCTCAATCCGTATGTGACTTACTTTATAAACTTGTGGCTCTGGGTCTGAATATCCTCATTACTCCGATCTTGGATAATGCTCGTTACTAAAAGTTTGCTTTAGTTTTTGAGTTATCCAAGTCTTTAAACATCGAGCTTCTCTATTTGACTACTTATTCTCCAAACTTAAACTTGATTGAGCGTCTTTGGGAATTTGTGAAAAAGCAATGTCTCTACTCAGTTTATTATCCTGATTTTGATTCTTTCAAATTTGCTATTGCTTCTTGTCTTGAGAATTCTTACACTACTCATAAAGCATCTTTGGGTTCTTTATTAACCTTGCGCTTTCAGTCTCTTTAAAACGTTAAGTCTAATTCCTATTGTATAGCACGGTACTTCAAAAAACGAATACACATCAATCCCACTTAAATACCAAAGCTAAAAATGGCTACTCCACTTTTAGCTTTGGTATTTAACCATTGCTATCTTTGTTTTAACATTACAAAGATGCTGACACGCTTTCGTACTTTGATCTTTCGTGGTTTGTTCTTAAACTTTCCAATACCACTAGAAACCTAGGGAGAATGGAAGGGGATAGACAGGATTATTCAATTGTGCGAGTTAGTAGTACAGGCACTGAGGCATTGACTCGCACATAATCTGATACGGAACTACCCAACAATCGATCAAGGTCAGGTAAACTGCGGGCGATTGAAGGACGGCGATCAGGAGAACCAACTAATAAGAGACTCGCATTTGCCTCATCAGCAAGTCTACAAATCTCTTTACCGACATTACCAGAACCGACAAAAGATCGGGTAGGAATATTTAAACGCTTGAGTTTTGCAGTAGTTTCTAATAGAACTGGGTCAGTGTTAATCGTATTATCATCCTTGCGCTTGACAACTCGTGCTAATAGAATTTCCACATCTTTCGCACCACTAACTAGTTTAATAGCAAGATCAAGGCTGTAGTTAGAAGCAGCTGAGCCATCAACGGAAACCATAATGCTACGGATGGTTTTAATATATACATCATCCTTAATGAGCAGCATTGGGACATCAGACAATTGGAAAACA includes:
- the mnmA gene encoding tRNA 2-thiouridine(34) synthase MnmA, whose protein sequence is MSNITSATEQITQQTQAQIREKVVVGLSGGVDSSVAAAILHRAGYDVTGLTLWLMRGKGQCCSEGMVDAARLCEELGIHHEIVDSRDVFEENIINYLVTGYAAGYTPLPCSRCNKAVKFTPIMNYAREKLGINKIATGHYAKINFNAESGRYELRRADDDTKDQSYFLYEVGQEELSCCVFPLGDTTKVETRKIAAEFGLATAQKPESMDLCLVEANGSMKAFLDKYLTPIQGKIVDTNGNVLGEHDGTYHYTIGQRKGLGVAAANPLYVIALDPIKNEVIVGDRSEAHDNECTINQLNWVSMAPTDVPFHAEVQVRYRTVPASATVIPLSGDQARIVFDEPQFSITPGQAAVFYRNDLLLGGGLIESKI
- a CDS encoding universal stress protein gives rise to the protein MFQQILLAVDGSGRSREMLNMLLALPSIQSSQINVLHVIPNATNSEGITEYRLAGQKIIEREIKSLRLSLGNSTISILKDGEPKDVVCKVAEELKANLLIMGSRGMGRLQAILANSVSQYVFQLSDVPMLLIKDDVYIKTIRSIMVSVDGSAASNYSLDLAIKLVSGAKDVEILLARVVKRKDDNTINTDPVLLETTAKLKRLNIPTRSFVGSGNVGKEICRLADEANASLLLVGSPDRRPSIARSLPDLDRLLGSSVSDYVRVNASVPVLLTRTIE